A stretch of Pseudomonas sp. CCC3.1 DNA encodes these proteins:
- a CDS encoding LysR family transcriptional regulator gives MRKSLMRITFRQLQVFNEVCDLRSYSRAAEEMSLTQPAVSLQIRQLEELIGQPLFEYVGKKLYMTEAAEALKLASRDIFGRLENLDMQLSDMLGSLQGQLKLAIESSAKYFVPHLFAAFKRQHPEVNLQLTVVNRAQAVRRLSDNRDDLVIMSMVPQDMGLEFLPFLNNPIVAVAPTDHPLCDRGPLRLQDLEPYTLLMREQGSGTRLACEEYFKEKRVHFNQTLEVSSNESQRECAVAGLGVALLTRHAVSLELATGLLRELPVEELPLYRSWCVVQAKAKRLSPVAHAFLGFIRSERQQISALVERFDGHLPTQPANN, from the coding sequence ATGCGTAAGTCATTGATGCGTATAACTTTTCGACAACTTCAAGTGTTCAATGAAGTCTGCGATTTACGTTCTTACAGCCGTGCGGCAGAAGAAATGTCGCTGACGCAACCCGCCGTAAGTCTACAAATTCGGCAGCTGGAAGAGCTGATTGGCCAGCCCTTGTTCGAATATGTAGGCAAAAAGCTGTACATGACCGAGGCGGCTGAAGCGCTTAAGCTGGCCAGCCGCGACATTTTTGGGCGCCTCGAAAACCTCGATATGCAGCTGTCAGACATGCTGGGCTCGCTGCAGGGCCAGTTGAAATTAGCCATCGAATCGAGCGCGAAATATTTTGTCCCGCACCTGTTTGCCGCGTTCAAGCGCCAGCACCCCGAAGTCAATTTGCAGCTCACAGTGGTCAATCGTGCGCAGGCTGTGCGCAGGCTTTCTGACAACCGCGATGACCTGGTGATCATGTCGATGGTGCCGCAAGACATGGGTCTGGAATTTCTGCCGTTTTTGAATAACCCCATCGTCGCCGTCGCTCCCACCGACCACCCGCTGTGCGACCGTGGCCCGCTGCGTTTACAGGACCTGGAGCCATATACGTTGCTGATGCGCGAGCAAGGTTCGGGGACGCGTCTGGCGTGCGAGGAGTACTTCAAAGAGAAGCGCGTGCACTTCAATCAAACACTGGAAGTGTCATCCAACGAATCTCAGCGTGAATGTGCAGTAGCCGGGTTAGGCGTGGCGCTGTTAACGCGCCACGCCGTCAGCCTGGAGCTGGCGACCGGCCTACTGCGTGAGCTGCCGGTCGAAGAGTTGCCGCTGTATCGCAGTTGGTGCGTGGTGCAGGCCAAGGCTAAGCGCCTGTCACCGGTAGCGCATGCGTTTCTGGGATTTATCCGCAGTGAACGCCAACAGATCAGCGCGCTGGTTGAGCGTTTCGACGGCCACTTGCCGACGCAGCCTGCCAATAATTGA
- the hexR gene encoding transcriptional regulator HexR, whose protein sequence is MNLLQHIAQSRHLLRKSELKVADHVLLDPAAVMHSSMADLAHSVGISEPTIVRFCRAIGCSGFQDLKLKLAQSLAAGASFGQFAIHEDDSVADYSLKIFDTTLHTLMDVREKLDPVALQRAVTAMSQAQRVEFYGFGASGAVAADAQHKFFRLLLTAAAYSDPHMQAMSAVTLKPTDVAICISQSGRSKDLLITANLVRETGATLITLCPSQTPLAELATVNLAIDVHEDTEIYTPLTSRIAHLVVIDVLAMGVAMARGPSLVNHLKSVKRSLRSLRLSPKSLKNHDD, encoded by the coding sequence TTGAACCTGCTGCAACATATCGCCCAGTCACGCCACTTGTTACGTAAATCGGAACTCAAGGTCGCCGATCACGTGCTGCTTGATCCTGCGGCTGTAATGCACAGTTCCATGGCCGACCTTGCTCACAGCGTCGGCATCAGCGAACCCACCATCGTGCGATTTTGTCGGGCGATCGGGTGCTCCGGGTTTCAAGACTTAAAACTCAAGCTGGCGCAAAGCCTGGCGGCGGGAGCCAGTTTTGGCCAGTTCGCGATCCATGAAGACGACTCGGTTGCGGACTACAGCCTGAAAATCTTCGACACCACGCTACACACCTTGATGGACGTGCGCGAAAAGCTCGACCCGGTTGCGTTGCAACGGGCCGTGACCGCCATGTCGCAAGCGCAGCGGGTTGAGTTCTATGGGTTTGGCGCGTCGGGCGCTGTGGCGGCGGATGCCCAGCACAAGTTTTTCCGACTGTTGCTGACTGCGGCGGCGTACTCCGATCCGCACATGCAAGCCATGTCGGCCGTGACCTTAAAGCCCACTGACGTCGCGATTTGCATCTCGCAGTCCGGGCGCTCCAAGGACTTGCTGATCACGGCCAACCTGGTCCGCGAAACGGGCGCGACCTTGATTACCTTGTGCCCAAGTCAAACGCCGCTGGCAGAACTGGCGACAGTCAACCTGGCGATCGACGTGCACGAAGACACCGAAATCTACACGCCGCTGACCTCACGCATCGCCCACCTGGTGGTGATTGACGTGCTGGCGATGGGCGTTGCCATGGCCCGTGGCCCGAGCCTGGTTAACCACCTTAAAAGCGTTAAACGCAGCCTTCGCAGCTTGCGCCTGTCGCCAAAGTCACTGAAAAACCACGACGATTAA
- a CDS encoding acetyl-CoA carboxylase biotin carboxylase subunit produces the protein MIKKILIANRGEIAVRIVRACAEMGIRSVAVYSDADRHALHVKRADEAHSIGEDPLAGYLNPRKLVNLAVETGCDALHPGYGFLSENAELADICAERGIKFIGPAAEVIRRMGDKTEARRSMIKAGVPVTPGTEGNVADIHEALIEGDRIGYPVMLKATSGGGGRGIRRCNSREELEQAFPRVISEATKAFGSAEVFLEKCIVNPKHIEAQILGDSFGNVVHLFERDCSIQRRNQKLIEIAPSPQLTPEQRAYIGDLSVRAAKAVGYENAGTVEFLLAEGEVYFMEMNTRVQVEHTITEEITGIDIVREQIRIASGLPLSIKQEDIQHRGFALQFRINAEDPKNNFLPSFGKITRYYAPGGPGVRTDTAIYTGYTIPPYYDSMCLKLVVWALTWEEAMDRGLRALDDMRLQGVKTTAAYYQEILRNPEFRSGQFNTSFVESHPELTNYSIKRKPEELALAIAAAIAAHAGL, from the coding sequence GTGATAAAAAAGATCCTGATCGCCAACCGCGGAGAAATTGCCGTCCGCATCGTGCGAGCCTGCGCCGAGATGGGCATTCGCTCCGTAGCGGTCTATTCCGACGCTGACCGTCATGCATTGCATGTAAAGCGTGCGGACGAAGCGCACAGCATTGGTGAAGATCCGCTGGCCGGATACTTGAACCCGCGCAAGCTGGTGAACTTGGCAGTTGAAACCGGCTGCGATGCCTTGCATCCGGGCTACGGTTTCTTGTCAGAAAACGCTGAGCTGGCGGATATTTGTGCCGAGCGCGGCATCAAGTTCATCGGCCCGGCCGCTGAAGTCATTCGCCGCATGGGCGACAAGACAGAAGCTCGCCGCAGCATGATCAAAGCTGGTGTGCCGGTGACGCCGGGCACTGAAGGCAACGTGGCCGACATCCATGAAGCGCTGATCGAAGGCGATCGCATTGGCTACCCCGTCATGCTCAAAGCCACTTCGGGCGGCGGCGGTCGTGGTATTCGTCGCTGCAACAGCCGTGAAGAACTGGAACAAGCCTTTCCACGCGTGATCTCCGAAGCCACCAAAGCCTTTGGTTCGGCTGAAGTGTTCCTCGAAAAATGCATCGTGAACCCCAAGCACATCGAGGCGCAGATCCTGGGTGACAGCTTCGGCAACGTGGTGCATCTGTTTGAGCGCGACTGCTCGATCCAGCGTCGCAACCAAAAGCTCATCGAAATTGCCCCAAGCCCTCAACTGACCCCGGAACAGCGCGCCTACATCGGCGACCTGTCGGTGCGCGCAGCCAAGGCCGTGGGCTACGAAAACGCCGGTACTGTGGAGTTCCTGCTCGCCGAGGGCGAGGTGTACTTCATGGAGATGAACACCCGGGTGCAGGTGGAACACACCATCACTGAAGAAATCACCGGCATCGACATTGTTCGCGAACAGATCCGCATCGCCTCTGGCCTGCCGCTGTCGATCAAACAAGAAGACATTCAGCACCGTGGCTTTGCCCTGCAATTTCGGATCAACGCCGAAGACCCGAAAAACAACTTCCTGCCGAGCTTCGGCAAGATCACCCGTTACTACGCGCCCGGCGGGCCTGGCGTGCGTACCGACACGGCGATCTATACCGGCTACACCATCCCGCCGTATTACGACTCCATGTGTCTGAAACTGGTGGTGTGGGCGCTGACGTGGGAAGAAGCGATGGACCGTGGTTTGCGCGCCCTCGACGACATGCGTCTGCAAGGGGTTAAAACCACCGCCGCGTATTACCAGGAAATCCTGCGTAACCCGGAATTCCGTAGTGGCCAGTTCAACACCAGCTTCGTAGAAAGCCACCCAGAACTGACCAACTACTCGATCAAGCGCAAACCCGAAGAGCTGGCCCTGGCCATCGCCGCCGCCATCGCCGCCCACGCGGGCCTGTGA
- a CDS encoding PA3496 family putative envelope integrity protein — MAQPYEERNSAVKTRRQQEDQRRMAFRRAIEDLTDQRQLRLETADYPDLGAINYWQAASASGRRNAQPAR, encoded by the coding sequence ATGGCTCAGCCTTACGAAGAACGCAACAGCGCCGTCAAGACCCGCCGTCAACAAGAAGACCAGCGTCGCATGGCCTTTCGTCGTGCGATTGAAGACCTTACGGACCAGCGCCAACTGCGCCTGGAAACAGCCGATTACCCAGACCTCGGCGCCATCAATTATTGGCAGGCTGCGTCGGCAAGTGGCCGTCGAAACGCTCAACCAGCGCGCTGA
- the oadA gene encoding sodium-extruding oxaloacetate decarboxylase subunit alpha: MSKKIFVTDTILRDAHQSLLATRMRTEDMLPICDKLDKVGYWSLEVWGGATFDACVRFLKEDPWERLRQLRAALPNTRLQMLLRGQNLLGYRHYSDDVVKAFVAKAAVNGIDVFRIFDAMNDVRNLRVAIEAIKAAGKHAQGTIAYTTSPVHTVDAFVAQAKQMEAMGCDSIAIKDMAGLLTPFATGDLVKALKAEISLPIFIHSHDTAGLASMCQLKAIENGADHIDTAISSFAWGTSHPGTESMVAALKGSEYDTGIDLALLQEIGLYFYAVRKKYHQFESEFTAVDTRVQVNQVPGGMISNLANQLKEQGALNRMSEVLAEIPRVREDLGFPPLVTPTSQIVGTQAFFNVLAGERYKTITNEVKLYLQGGYGKAPGVVNEQLRRQAIGNEELIDVRPADLLKPEMVKLRAEIGALAKSEEDVLTFAMFPDIGRKFLEERAAGTLTPEVLLPIPEAGGVSKAGGEGVPTEFVIDVHGESYRVDITGVGVKAEGKRHFYLSIDGMPEEVVFEPLNEFVGGASSKRKQASEPGHVSTAMPGNIVDVLVSVGDTVKAGQSVLITEAMKMETEVQASIAGKIVTIHVIKGDRVNPGEILIEIEA; the protein is encoded by the coding sequence ATGTCCAAGAAAATCTTCGTTACTGACACCATCCTGCGTGACGCCCACCAGTCGCTGCTGGCCACTCGCATGCGCACTGAAGACATGCTGCCTATCTGCGACAAGCTCGACAAAGTCGGCTACTGGTCGCTGGAAGTCTGGGGTGGCGCGACCTTTGACGCCTGCGTACGCTTTCTGAAAGAAGACCCGTGGGAGCGTCTGCGCCAACTGCGTGCGGCATTGCCTAACACCCGTCTGCAAATGCTCCTGCGCGGTCAGAACCTGCTGGGCTATCGCCACTACAGCGACGACGTGGTCAAAGCGTTTGTCGCCAAAGCCGCCGTCAACGGCATCGACGTGTTTCGCATCTTCGACGCCATGAACGACGTGCGTAACCTGCGCGTGGCCATCGAGGCTATCAAAGCCGCTGGCAAGCACGCTCAGGGCACCATCGCCTACACCACCAGCCCGGTGCACACCGTTGATGCGTTTGTGGCTCAGGCCAAGCAAATGGAAGCCATGGGTTGCGACTCGATCGCGATCAAAGACATGGCTGGCCTGCTGACACCATTCGCCACGGGCGACCTGGTTAAAGCACTGAAAGCTGAAATCAGCCTGCCGATTTTTATTCACTCCCACGACACGGCCGGTCTGGCGAGCATGTGCCAGCTCAAGGCCATTGAGAACGGCGCCGACCACATCGACACCGCGATCTCCAGCTTCGCGTGGGGCACCAGCCACCCGGGCACCGAGTCCATGGTTGCGGCCCTTAAAGGCAGCGAATACGACACCGGCATCGACCTGGCGCTGTTGCAGGAAATTGGCCTGTACTTCTACGCCGTGCGTAAGAAGTATCACCAGTTCGAAAGCGAATTCACCGCCGTCGACACCCGTGTACAAGTTAACCAGGTGCCGGGTGGGATGATCTCCAACCTCGCCAACCAGCTTAAAGAGCAGGGCGCCCTGAACCGCATGAGTGAAGTGCTGGCCGAGATCCCGCGTGTACGTGAAGACCTGGGCTTCCCGCCGCTGGTGACACCGACCTCGCAAATCGTGGGCACGCAGGCGTTCTTCAACGTGCTGGCGGGTGAGCGCTACAAAACCATCACCAACGAAGTGAAGCTTTACCTGCAAGGCGGCTACGGCAAAGCGCCAGGTGTTGTGAACGAACAGCTGCGTCGTCAGGCCATTGGCAACGAAGAACTGATCGACGTGCGTCCTGCAGACCTGCTCAAACCAGAAATGGTCAAACTGCGCGCTGAAATTGGTGCGCTGGCCAAGTCTGAAGAAGACGTCCTGACCTTCGCCATGTTCCCGGACATCGGTCGCAAGTTCCTGGAAGAGCGTGCAGCGGGCACCCTGACCCCAGAAGTGCTGCTGCCGATTCCTGAGGCGGGTGGCGTGAGCAAGGCGGGCGGCGAAGGCGTACCGACCGAATTCGTCATTGACGTGCACGGCGAAAGCTACCGCGTCGACATCACCGGTGTTGGCGTCAAGGCTGAAGGCAAGCGTCACTTCTACCTGTCCATCGACGGCATGCCGGAAGAAGTGGTGTTCGAGCCGCTCAACGAATTCGTCGGTGGCGCCTCCAGCAAGCGCAAACAAGCCAGCGAACCGGGCCACGTCAGCACCGCCATGCCGGGCAACATCGTCGACGTACTGGTCAGCGTGGGCGACACCGTCAAGGCGGGCCAATCGGTACTGATCACCGAAGCCATGAAAATGGAAACCGAAGTGCAGGCCTCCATCGCCGGCAAAATCGTAACCATCCACGTCATCAAAGGCGACCGCGTCAACCCAGGCGAAATTCTGATCGAAATCGAAGCCTGA